The following are encoded together in the Panicum virgatum strain AP13 chromosome 6K, P.virgatum_v5, whole genome shotgun sequence genome:
- the LOC120639144 gene encoding pathogenesis-related protein PR-1 type-like, with amino-acid sequence MATTKRAVLAFVLVFYMAMASMAQNTAQEQEFLSLHNAARREVGVEDVVWDESVAAFARAYAARRAGDCSLQHSDQAERDKFGYGENIAVGFPGSDMTVAAAVQMWVNEKQDYDSATGTCMKGRPEELKCGHYTQVVWRNTKAIGCARVKCDNGGIFVTCNYTPAGNVLGQRPF; translated from the coding sequence ATGGCGACAACCAAGAGGGCAGTACTAGCCTTTGTCCTTGTGTTCTACATGGCTATGGCCTCCATGGCTCAGAACACGGCGCAAGAGCAGGAGTTCCTTTCCCTCCACAACGCCGCCCGTCGTGAGGTGGGTGTTGAGGATGTGGTCTGGGATGAGAGCGTTGCAGCGTTCGCACGGGCCTACGCGGCAAGACGCGCCGGTGACTGCAGCCTTCAGCACTCGGACCAGGCTGAGCGTGACAAGTTTGGCTACGGTGAAAATATTGCCGTGGGCTTCCCTGGCAGCGACATGACGGTGGCTGCAGCCGTGCAAATGTGGGTGAATGAAAAGCAAGACTATGACAGTGCTACTGGTACGTGCATGAAAGGGCGCCCGGAGGAGCTGAAGTGCGGGCACTACACGCAGGTGGTTTGGCGCAACACCAAGGCCATCGGCTGCGCGCGTGTCAAGTGTGACAATGGTGGTATCTTCGTCACCTGCAACTATACACCGGCAGGCAATGTTCTTGGACAGCGTCCATTCTAG